A stretch of Natronococcus sp. CG52 DNA encodes these proteins:
- a CDS encoding ERCC4 domain-containing protein: MRVAVTVDDREPAGLIEAVRSHADVSDVAIDRLPAGDLVIGSVAVERKTPRDYVNGVMGRAGPDLHEQLERLAASYDHPYLLLEGDFADLDALRTSVDPAAIRGSMASITARQAVPVIPCTDRRRLVDFAVRLGRKHAEDPSRRRLPTGSVPSRREPMTKRMYGCIDGIGPGLAATLYEAYPTVAGLLEASVSDLERIDGIGETRARAIHAAFHGSER, translated from the coding sequence ATGCGCGTCGCGGTTACCGTCGACGACCGGGAGCCCGCCGGACTGATCGAGGCCGTACGGAGCCACGCCGACGTCTCGGACGTCGCGATCGATCGGCTCCCCGCCGGTGACCTCGTTATCGGATCGGTCGCCGTCGAGCGGAAAACGCCCCGCGATTACGTCAACGGCGTCATGGGTCGTGCCGGCCCGGATCTCCACGAGCAACTCGAGCGACTGGCCGCGAGCTACGACCACCCCTACCTGCTTCTCGAGGGGGACTTTGCGGATCTCGACGCGCTGCGAACGAGCGTCGATCCGGCCGCAATTCGGGGCTCGATGGCGTCGATCACGGCCCGACAGGCGGTTCCAGTTATTCCCTGTACGGATCGTCGACGGCTCGTCGACTTCGCGGTCCGACTCGGACGCAAACACGCGGAGGATCCCTCCCGGCGACGGCTCCCCACCGGCTCGGTTCCGAGCCGTCGCGAACCGATGACGAAGCGGATGTACGGCTGTATCGACGGTATCGGGCCCGGACTCGCGGCGACGCTGTACGAGGCGTACCCGACCGTCGCGGGCCTGCTCGAAGCGAGCGTTTCGGACCTCGAACGGATCGACGGGATCGGCGAGACGCGAGCACGGGCGATCCACGCAGCATTTCACGGCTCAGAACGGTAA